In a single window of the Leptospira sanjuanensis genome:
- a CDS encoding metallophosphoesterase, with protein MENQLSRFLIFLSVFTLIIALGYTYTGFRLIPALGTQAWISWLAWGLILLFTLSIPVSYYISLTSRQESVQTAFSYLAFTGLGFFTILFSLVLLKDITAASIGGITTFLPMSESGTEATGVDLIERKEFLNRLLSFSVIGLAGGLTGIGFYQAHRKLKVISVDVVEENLHSSLDGFRIVQISDIHIGPTIKKGFLESVVRRVNELEPDLVAITGDLVDGPVSKLGHHITPLADLKSKHGTFFVTGNHEYYSGALSWIRELQKHGIQVLLNENQILEHGKANVTLAGVTDLKAGTIIAEHKTDPHQAMRGGERSDYKILLAHQPNSVFEGAAAGFNLQLSGHTHGGQYFPGNLLIYLAQKFVAGLHKHKDTWIYVSRGTGYWGPPIRLGAPSEISVIHLKKNA; from the coding sequence ATGGAAAATCAGTTGTCTCGTTTTCTTATCTTTCTTTCCGTATTTACCCTCATCATCGCGTTGGGTTACACGTATACGGGTTTTCGTTTGATTCCGGCTTTAGGGACTCAAGCTTGGATTTCTTGGCTCGCCTGGGGTTTGATCTTATTATTCACCTTGAGCATTCCGGTCAGTTATTACATCAGCTTGACTTCGCGTCAGGAATCGGTTCAAACCGCGTTTTCCTATCTCGCCTTTACGGGGTTAGGTTTTTTTACGATCTTATTCAGTCTCGTTTTGTTGAAGGATATAACCGCAGCATCGATCGGAGGAATCACGACATTCCTTCCTATGTCCGAATCCGGAACGGAAGCGACCGGGGTCGACCTAATCGAAAGAAAAGAATTTTTAAACCGACTTCTCAGTTTTTCCGTGATCGGGCTTGCGGGCGGATTGACGGGGATCGGATTTTATCAGGCGCATCGCAAACTGAAGGTGATTTCCGTCGACGTCGTAGAGGAGAATCTGCATTCTTCCTTGGACGGTTTTCGGATCGTCCAAATCTCGGACATTCATATCGGACCTACGATCAAAAAGGGATTTCTCGAATCGGTGGTAAGAAGGGTCAACGAACTCGAACCGGATCTTGTCGCGATTACGGGGGATTTGGTCGACGGACCTGTGAGCAAACTCGGGCATCATATCACTCCGCTCGCGGATCTGAAATCCAAACACGGAACCTTCTTCGTAACCGGAAATCACGAATACTATTCGGGCGCTCTTTCCTGGATCCGAGAATTGCAGAAACACGGCATTCAAGTTTTGTTAAACGAAAATCAAATTCTCGAACATGGAAAGGCGAACGTGACTCTCGCGGGTGTGACCGATCTCAAAGCGGGAACGATCATCGCAGAACATAAAACCGATCCGCATCAAGCGATGAGAGGCGGAGAACGATCGGACTATAAGATTCTTCTTGCACACCAGCCGAACAGCGTCTTTGAAGGAGCGGCCGCCGGATTCAATCTTCAGCTTTCCGGTCATACGCACGGCGGACAATATTTTCCGGGAAATCTTCTGATCTATCTCGCGCAGAAGTTCGTCGCCGGTTTGCATAAGCACAAGGACACTTGGATTTACGTGAGCCGAGGCACCGGATATTGGGGACCGCCGATTCGACTCGGCGCACCATCCGAAATCAGCGTAATTCATTTGAAGAAGAATGCGTAA
- a CDS encoding GAF domain-containing SpoIIE family protein phosphatase, with product MPHADLEFQKLKSILNTSTILNANLDLYQLLPLIMLYSKDLLEAEASSLFLLDETGEFLYCEVALGEKGEIIQKYGRLDVGQGIAGWVAKEKKPIILEDAYSDPRFNQAWDQKTGYRTRSLVCVPLFVEDKIIGTLEILNKTKERSFDSSDLNYLTSLSEVAAIAIQNAKIHDNLKKRILELSLLYEFEKLIVSEKSIHELGNWVLERILEFLEARTGTIYLADHTNRTLRILAAKGIPKEAVHTIVVPFGEGIAGWVAQERRNLLIQNLEEDKRYNQNAKYKFEANSLISSPLIYRDELLGVISVNSKNSGFAFHQNDLEMLGAIANRLSVTIKNADLFHRVVDSDRELQRAREVMSKVIPTTIPYVKDLEIGAEHIPYSNVGGDFYSIFKLDAERTGFLIADVSGHGLSASVIAAVMNTIISTYDKDILSSPSKFFTGLNHALNNKMAGNFVTAFYCVVDTEKNTILYSNAGHNHPLLLQHETDNMIPLETKGKLIGVIPDLFFEECSMNFKAGDRLALYTDGISEHSSEDRSKRYSEELISLSIRKSVSQNTKEAANRIISDCVEYCNRPKFDDDVTLLVIDRK from the coding sequence ATGCCTCACGCTGATTTAGAATTTCAGAAACTCAAGAGTATTCTCAACACGAGTACGATCTTAAATGCGAATTTGGATCTCTATCAGCTATTGCCTTTGATCATGCTTTACTCCAAGGATCTTCTCGAAGCGGAAGCGAGTTCCTTGTTTCTTCTGGACGAGACGGGAGAATTCTTATACTGCGAAGTGGCGCTCGGCGAAAAGGGTGAAATCATTCAAAAATACGGCCGGCTCGACGTGGGACAAGGGATCGCGGGTTGGGTCGCCAAAGAAAAGAAACCGATCATTCTCGAAGACGCGTATTCCGATCCGAGATTCAACCAGGCCTGGGACCAAAAAACCGGTTATAGAACGCGTTCCTTGGTTTGTGTTCCTTTGTTTGTGGAAGACAAGATCATCGGAACGCTCGAAATTCTCAACAAAACGAAAGAGCGTTCTTTCGATTCTTCCGATCTGAATTATCTTACCTCCTTATCCGAAGTCGCGGCGATCGCGATTCAAAACGCAAAAATTCACGATAATCTTAAGAAGCGAATTCTGGAACTTTCGCTTTTGTATGAATTCGAAAAACTCATCGTTTCGGAAAAAAGCATTCACGAACTCGGCAACTGGGTTTTGGAAAGAATCCTCGAATTTCTGGAAGCAAGAACCGGCACGATTTATCTCGCAGATCACACGAATCGAACGCTGCGGATTCTCGCGGCGAAAGGAATTCCTAAGGAAGCCGTTCACACGATCGTCGTTCCGTTCGGGGAAGGAATCGCGGGCTGGGTCGCCCAGGAAAGAAGGAATCTTCTCATTCAGAATCTGGAAGAAGACAAACGCTACAATCAAAACGCGAAGTATAAGTTCGAAGCGAATTCGCTCATCTCTTCTCCTTTGATTTATCGGGACGAATTGCTCGGAGTCATCAGCGTCAACAGCAAGAACTCGGGTTTCGCGTTTCACCAAAACGATCTGGAGATGCTCGGCGCGATCGCAAACCGTCTTTCGGTTACGATCAAGAACGCGGATCTTTTTCACAGGGTCGTAGATTCGGACCGCGAACTGCAACGAGCGCGCGAGGTGATGTCCAAGGTCATTCCCACCACGATTCCTTACGTCAAAGATTTGGAAATCGGCGCGGAACATATCCCCTACTCCAACGTCGGCGGGGATTTTTACAGCATCTTTAAACTTGACGCGGAACGAACCGGCTTTTTGATCGCGGACGTTTCCGGTCACGGCCTTTCCGCTTCGGTGATCGCCGCAGTGATGAACACGATCATTTCCACATACGATAAGGACATCCTTTCCAGTCCGTCCAAATTTTTTACGGGTTTAAACCACGCACTCAACAATAAGATGGCCGGAAATTTCGTGACCGCGTTTTACTGCGTGGTCGATACGGAAAAGAATACGATCTTGTATTCGAATGCGGGGCACAATCACCCCCTGCTTCTTCAGCACGAAACGGACAATATGATCCCGTTGGAAACGAAAGGGAAATTGATCGGAGTGATCCCGGATCTTTTCTTCGAAGAATGTTCCATGAACTTCAAAGCCGGAGATAGATTGGCGTTGTATACGGACGGAATCTCCGAACATTCTTCCGAAGACAGATCCAAACGTTACAGCGAAGAATTGATTTCTCTTTCGATCCGCAAATCCGTTTCTCAAAACACGAAGGAAGCCGCCAACCGAATCATTTCTGATTGTGTGGAATACTGCAACCGTCCTAAGTTCGACGACGACGTCACTCTTCTCGTGATCGATCGCAAGTAA
- a CDS encoding LIC10816 family protein, producing MNAITIFALALLAVPVFARFARVTKEAMGRYHLIGLGGLFLILGEATRMTADKITPIATLLPVIDIVTVVLAYAGVLFGTLWLSVYYIKHPNEI from the coding sequence ATGAATGCAATCACGATCTTTGCGCTTGCGTTGTTGGCAGTTCCTGTTTTTGCCCGTTTTGCTCGGGTGACAAAAGAAGCGATGGGAAGATATCACCTAATCGGCTTGGGTGGTTTGTTTTTGATCTTGGGTGAAGCTACCCGGATGACAGCAGATAAAATCACGCCGATTGCGACACTTCTTCCGGTCATAGACATTGTCACTGTGGTCTTAGCATACGCGGGGGTTCTCTTCGGGACACTGTGGTTATCAGTGTATTACATAAAACACCCGAATGAAATTTGA
- a CDS encoding phage holin family protein, producing MTHLLFSLILMSLVVEFVFPLIHPDFHIVGSWVNSVIVVCAFVLINAILRLILIIMTLGIGIVFYYLSLGLIGLIINAWVILIIGDWFPGTLSVPGFWSAFLGGILLVLANYVGKTESKERKKEKQKISN from the coding sequence ATGACCCATTTATTATTTTCTTTAATCCTGATGTCTCTCGTTGTCGAATTCGTTTTTCCCTTAATTCATCCCGATTTTCACATAGTAGGCAGTTGGGTCAATTCCGTGATCGTCGTTTGCGCGTTCGTACTGATCAACGCGATCCTTCGTCTTATACTGATAATCATGACTCTCGGAATCGGAATCGTGTTTTACTATTTGAGTTTGGGATTGATCGGGCTCATCATCAATGCGTGGGTCATTCTCATCATCGGAGATTGGTTTCCCGGAACCTTATCGGTGCCCGGATTTTGGTCCGCGTTTTTGGGAGGAATTCTTCTGGTGCTTGCGAACTACGTCGGTAAGACCGAATCTAAAGAAAGAAAAAAAGAAAAACAAAAAATCTCGAATTAA
- a CDS encoding tetratricopeptide repeat protein, which produces MKLQQALEYVKKGDLPGAKKALIEFLQNNPDDPIGNYHLGMCHSHLNELDAAEEKLTKAISFNESFVAARVGLGVLYAKKKDKPKAEIQFTKVLELDENNVNAKKNLASLYTGTGNVQKAIDLYLSVPAEERKDVVSLYAISFCYLKLDRLLEAREFFRELEKQTIPELMKKEVSELKNLIEEKNIESEGIWTLIQKPDSPEH; this is translated from the coding sequence ATGAAACTGCAACAAGCTCTTGAATACGTTAAAAAAGGGGATCTCCCCGGAGCGAAAAAAGCTCTGATCGAATTTCTGCAAAACAATCCGGACGATCCGATCGGAAATTATCATTTGGGAATGTGCCATTCTCACTTGAACGAGCTCGATGCCGCGGAGGAGAAGTTGACAAAAGCGATTTCGTTCAACGAATCCTTTGTCGCAGCGCGAGTCGGCCTCGGCGTTTTATACGCGAAGAAAAAGGACAAACCCAAGGCGGAAATTCAATTCACAAAAGTTCTCGAACTCGACGAGAACAACGTAAACGCGAAAAAGAATCTGGCTTCTCTTTATACGGGAACGGGAAACGTCCAAAAGGCGATCGATCTGTATTTGTCCGTTCCGGCCGAAGAACGCAAGGACGTCGTTTCGCTCTACGCGATTTCCTTTTGTTATCTCAAATTGGATCGGCTTCTCGAAGCGAGAGAATTCTTCCGCGAATTGGAAAAACAGACGATTCCGGAACTGATGAAAAAAGAAGTTTCCGAACTGAAAAACCTCATCGAGGAAAAGAATATCGAGTCCGAAGGGATTTGGACCTTGATCCAAAAACCGGATTCACCCGAACACTAA
- the leuA2 gene encoding 2-isopropylmalate synthase LeuA2, with product MFPENSPRFGNPLLSRPVLRRKPMRQDSEPGNVDFSRAVSASASSKEIQLVSEILQNPLPKHPPFFMDVTLRDGNQALRKPWNLDQKETIFKQLLKLGVQGIEVGFASSNDQEFEACSHLSSIAPDNVVISSLSRAVEKEIEISWKAIRHAPKPRLHIVYPISAFTIQNVLKLSPEKVLERISESVAYAKSLVGSSGEVQFSGEHFGDALENLDFAVEAFRTALNYGADVVNLPNTVERYRPWLFVSMVKAVTNALPEDTKISIHTHNDLGMATATTVESYFSGAVQLETALNGLGERAGNTNTYEVAIALHNCGVNVPLNFSAIYETSRLVSYLSEVPIYEKAPLIGEDVISHRSGIHQDGVAKTRHLQKGAYRAFDAGLIGRPEGDRIEFTSQSGRSAVFCILKDAGEDITLEQAGRLQPILKKISEESGRGELTLDEIQVEWNKMKAIRSAS from the coding sequence TTGTTTCCGGAGAATTCTCCCCGATTCGGAAACCCACTCCTAAGCCGGCCGGTTTTAAGGAGAAAACCAATGAGACAAGATTCGGAACCGGGAAACGTAGACTTCTCCCGCGCGGTCAGCGCATCGGCAAGTTCAAAAGAAATTCAACTCGTTTCGGAAATTCTTCAGAACCCCCTTCCCAAACATCCTCCCTTTTTTATGGATGTGACTTTGAGAGACGGAAATCAAGCGTTGCGTAAACCTTGGAATCTTGATCAAAAGGAAACGATCTTCAAACAACTTCTGAAACTCGGCGTGCAAGGAATCGAAGTGGGTTTCGCTTCCTCCAACGATCAAGAGTTCGAAGCCTGCAGTCATCTTTCTTCCATCGCGCCCGATAACGTAGTCATCTCTTCTCTTTCGAGAGCCGTGGAGAAGGAGATCGAAATTTCCTGGAAGGCGATCCGTCACGCGCCGAAACCGAGACTGCATATCGTATATCCGATCTCTGCGTTTACGATTCAAAACGTGTTGAAGTTGAGTCCGGAAAAAGTTTTGGAAAGAATTTCGGAATCGGTCGCTTACGCAAAAAGTTTGGTCGGTTCGAGTGGAGAGGTTCAATTTTCCGGTGAACATTTCGGTGACGCTCTGGAGAATTTGGATTTTGCCGTCGAAGCGTTTCGCACCGCATTGAACTACGGAGCGGACGTGGTCAATCTTCCCAACACTGTGGAACGATATCGTCCTTGGTTGTTCGTTTCGATGGTGAAGGCCGTAACGAACGCGTTGCCCGAAGATACTAAAATTTCCATCCATACGCACAACGATTTGGGAATGGCGACTGCGACCACCGTGGAATCGTATTTTTCCGGCGCGGTTCAATTGGAAACCGCATTGAACGGTTTGGGTGAAAGAGCGGGAAACACGAACACTTACGAAGTCGCAATCGCGCTTCACAACTGCGGCGTGAACGTACCTTTGAATTTTTCGGCGATCTATGAAACGTCCCGTTTGGTTTCGTATCTTTCCGAAGTTCCGATTTACGAAAAAGCACCGTTGATCGGCGAAGACGTGATCTCGCATCGATCGGGGATTCATCAGGACGGAGTCGCGAAAACGAGGCACCTGCAAAAAGGCGCCTATCGCGCGTTTGACGCCGGTTTGATCGGAAGACCCGAAGGAGATCGGATCGAGTTCACGAGCCAATCGGGAAGAAGCGCGGTCTTCTGCATTCTGAAAGACGCGGGAGAAGATATCACGTTGGAACAAGCGGGAAGACTACAGCCGATTTTAAAAAAGATCTCGGAAGAATCGGGAAGAGGAGAATTGACCTTGGACGAAATTCAAGTCGAGTGGAACAAAATGAAGGCGATCCGTTCGGCAAGTTAA